In the genome of Neodiprion pinetum isolate iyNeoPine1 chromosome 2, iyNeoPine1.2, whole genome shotgun sequence, one region contains:
- the Pym gene encoding partner of Y14 and mago has product MASTDTKNDQGGSFIPASQRPDGTWRKQRRVRDGYIPQEEVPLYESKGRQFSRNRPSYPVGMTAEFVAAHKARREAEAAKSAQIPGLVKANDSKKKKKKSKSKAVDAVTEGLSKTTISPPVVENGKSAKPKCQKKPVTDDTNVIPTPSNSLPTQNTDPAKRLKNLKKKLREIETIEQKIKSGELKILERELYDKVMRKTEVLKDIEQLEANH; this is encoded by the exons ATGGCGTCAACGGACACGAAAAACGATCAAG GTGGATCATTCATTCCGGCAAGTCAGCGTCCGGATGGCACTTGGCGCAAACAGCGAAGAGTAAGGGACGGCTACATACCTCAAGAAGAGGTTCCACT CTACGAGAGTAAGGGCAGGCAATTCAGTAGAAATCGGCCTAGTTATCCTGTTGGAATGACCGCTGAGTTTGTGGCGGCCCACAAAGCAAGGAGAGAAGCCGAAGCAGCAAAGTCGGCGCAGATACCAGGTCTGGTAAAAGCAAACGATagcaaaaagaagaaaaagaagagtaaGAGTAAAGCAGTCGACGCAGTGACGGAAGGTCTCTCTAAAACGACAATATCACCACCCGTTGTAGAGAATGGCAAATCGGCGAAGCCGAAATGCCAGAAAAAGCCGGTGACCGACGACACAAATGTTATTCCGACCCCAAGCAATAGCTTGCCCACTCAAAACACAGATCCAGCGAAAAGGctcaaaaacttgaaaaaaaagttaagaGAGATTGAAACCATAGAGCAGAAGATAAAATCaggagaattgaaaattcttgaGAGAGAATTGTACGACAAAGTCATGAGGAAAACAGAGGTTTTAAAAGATATTGAACAGCTGGAAGCAAACCACTAA